The Agreia sp. COWG nucleotide sequence TCTCGAACCGCAGCGAGTCGAGGAACTCTCCAGGATCGGCCGTCTCAGCCTGCCAGTCTGAGATGCGTGCGAGCCAGGCCATATCGTTGTCGGTGCCCGGGTCTATCTGGGTCTTGTTGCCGCCGTTGACGCGCTCCTTGTACTTCCAGTGCGCAGCGACGCCGTACTCGGCTTGGCGATGCATCTCATGCGTTCGGATCTGGATCTCGACGGCGCGGCCGTTCGGACCGATCACAGTCGTGTGCAGCGACTGGTAGAGATTGAACTTCGGGGTGGCGATGTAATCCTTGAATCGTCCGGGAATGGGATTCCAGCGCGCGTGAATCGAACCGAGCACCGCGTAGCAGTCGCGCAGCGAGTTCACGAGCACCCGGATGCCCACCAGGTCGTAGATCTCATCGAAGTCGCGACCCCGCAGGATCATCTTCTGATAGATCGAGTAGTACTGTTTCGGGCGACCGACGACCTTGCCCCTGATCTTGGCGCTCTTGAGGTCGTCGTTGACGGAATCGATGACCTGCTGAACGTAGGCCTCTCGTTGCGGGGTGCGTTGGCGCACCAAGTTCTCGATCTCGACGTACAGCTTCGGGTACAGCACGGCGAAGCTCAGGTCCTCGAGCTCCCATTTGATGGTCTGGATGCCCAAGCGATGGGCGAGAGGCGCGTAGATCTCGAGCGTCTCCTTCGCCTTGCGCTCGGCGGATGCCGCGGGCACGAAACCCCAGGTACGGGCGTTGTGAAGCCGGTCGGCCAGCTTGATGATCAGGACCCGGATGTCGCGAGACATGGCGACGATCATCTTGCGTACGGTCTCGGCCTGAGCGCTGTCGCCGTACTTCACCTTGTCGAGCTTCGTCACGCCGTCGACGAGCATGGCGACTTCTTCGCCGAACTCCGCCCTGAGCTGGTCGAGCGAGTACTCGGTGTCTTCGACGGTGTCGTGCAGCAGAGCGGCAGCCACCGTCTTCGGACCGATGCCGAGGTCGGCGAGGATCTGGGCGACGGCCACGGGGTGGGTGATGTACGGCTCGCCGCTCCGCCTCTTTTGGCCGTCGTGCGCCCCCTCCGCAACGGAGTACGCCCGCTCGACGACCGTGAGGTCGGCCTTTGGATGGTTCAGCCGCACGGTTCTCAGCAGCGTGTCGACGGCCCCCGACGGCTGCGCCCTGGAGAAGATGCGCGGAACGAGGCGGCGCAGGCTAGCGTTCGACGTCGTCGTGTTGTCCGTCATTGTGGGGCCTCCGCTGTCAATTATCCCCCGAGTCGAACGCGTTTCGAACCGCGTAGTTACGCCGTGGGCTGACCCTCGACGACCGCATCGGCCGGCCGACCGGCCGACGTGGCACGGGCCCGCTCCGCCAAGGTGCGCTCGTTCTGCTTGCGGATCTTCGGCTCCGTCTCGCGCATCTGCGCGTACAGCGGAGCAGCCACGAAGATGGTCGAATACGTTCCGACAAGGATTCCGACCAACAGCGCGAGCGAGATATCGCGCAGGGTATCCGCACCCAGCACGAAGGCACCGATGAAGAGGATGGCGGCAACGGGAAGTGCCGCAACGACCGCCGTATTGATGGAGCGCACGAGGGTCTGGTTCACCGCGAGGTTGACCGCCTCGCCGAAGGTGAGGTGGGAGTCCTTGCCGATGCGCGCCGTGTTCTCACGCACCTTGTCGAAGACGACCACAGTGTCATACAGCGAGTAGCCGAGAATCGTGAGGAAGCCGATGACCGCCGCGGGGGTGATCTCGAAGCCCGTTGCGGCGTAGACGCCCGCGGTCAGCACGAGGTCGTGCAGCAGCGCGACCATGGCCGCGGCGGACATCTTCCAGGTGCGGAAATAGATCGCCATGGCGATCCCGGCCAGGATCAAGAAGACGACGAGGCCTCGGATGGCCTGGCCTGTGACGTCGGACCCCCACGAGGCGCCGATGAACGATGCGGTGATGTCATTCTCGCCCACCTTGTAGGCGGAGGCGAGGGCGGTGCGCACCTCTCCGGTCTCCTCCGTGGTGAGCTGATCGGTCTGCACACGAACTCCGGAAGCGCCCAGGGTGGAGACCCGAGCGACGGCCGAGGGCACCACGGAGGACACGGCATCTTCTGCCGTGGACTGCGGGGTGTTGCCCACGTCGCTGATCACGAACTGCGATCCGCCGCGGAACTCGATACCGAAGTTGAACCCGCCCTTGGCGAGGGGGATGACGACCGACGCCACCATCAGCACGATGGCGATCGTGTACCAGATTCGACGGTGCTTGATGAAGTCGAAGGAACGCTTACCCGTGTAGAGGTCGTTGCCGAACTGCGCGAAACTCGCCATCAGGAATCCTTCCCATCATTCTTCGTATCGCTGGGTCGATCTGCGGTGAGCTGGGCGGCCTTGCGCTCGGCGATGGTCTGGCGTCTTGCGGCCTCGCGGCTCGCCCCGGCCTTCTTCTCGGCGCTGGCGTCGACGGGCTTGCGGAACTCCGCCCGGCCCCGGTAGATGGCTCCGAGAGCCGTCGGGTCGAGGCCGGATGCCTTGTGCCCGCTCGAGAAGAACCTCGTCGAGGCCAGGAGTCTCAGCACCGGGTGGGTGAACAGTACGACCACGAGCACGTCGATGACCGTCGTCACACCGAGGGTGAGGGCGAAACCTCGCACGTTTCCGACGGCGAGCACGTAGAGCACGACGGCCGAGAGCAGGTTGACGGCCTTGGCCGCGTAGATGGTGCGCTTGGCCCGGCGCCAGCCGGCCTCGACGGCCGAGGCGAGGCCCTTGCCGTCGCGCAGCTCGTCTCGTATTCGCTCGAAGTACACGATGAAGGAGTCGGCCGTGAATCCGATCGCCACGATCAGACCGGCGACTCCGGCGAGGGAGAGGCGGAAGTCGATGCGCCACGACATGAGGGCGATCACGAGGTAGGTCAACACGCCGGCGATGACCAGCGAGGCCACTGTGACCAGGCCGAGGGCCCGGTACTGGAACAGCGAGTAGATCACCACGAGGATGAGCCCGATCAGGCCGGCGATGAGGCCGGACAGCAACTGGGACGAGCCCAGGGTCGCCGAGACCGAGTCGTTGCTCTGCACAGTGAAGCCGATGGGCAGAGCGCCGAACTTCAGGTTGTCGGCGAGTGTCTTCGCCGTGTCCTGGGTAAAGGATCCCGAGATCTGGGGACGGCCGTCCGTGATCACCGCGTTCGTGGTGGGGGCGGAGATGACCTTGCCGTCGAGCACGATGGCGAACTGGTTCTGGCTGCCTGTGAGGGCATTCAGGCGGGTGGTGACGTCGGCGAACTTCGAGGTGCCTTCGTCGTTGAAGACGATGTTCACGACCCACTGGCCGGTCGAGGCACCGGTCTGCGTCGTGGCCAGTCCGCTCGAGGCATCGGAGATCATCTCTCCGGTGACTTCGACCGGCCCGAGGATGTACTTGGCCGAGCCGTTCTCCTCGCAGGCGAGGAGCGGCTTGTCGGCAGGTGCCTGCCCTGCATCCTGGGACTGCGTGGAGTCGCAGGTGAAATTCGCGAACTCATTCTGCAACGCCGGCGTGACGTAGTTGAGGTCGCTCGCGTTCGTCGGCGCAACGGTGGGTGTGTCCGACAACCCTTCCGCGGGGGTCGCTGTCGGCGTGACCGCCGCCGTCGGAGCGGCGTCCGCCACGAGCACTGGCCGGAACTCGAGCTTGGCCGACGACTCGATGCGATTCAGCGTGTCCTTGTCAGGCGTTCCCGGGATGGACACGACGATGTTCTTGCCGCCCTGGGTGCTGATCTCCGCCTCGGAGACCCCGGAGGCGTCGACGCGCTGGCGGATGATGGAGACAGCCTGGGTCAGCTGTTCGGCCGAGACTTCCTGGCCGCTCTCGAGCTTGGGAGCCAGGATGATCTGGGTTCCGCCCTCGAGGTCGAGGCCGAGCTTCAGACCCCAACCGGCTCCCGGTGCGCTCAGCAGAACGCCGCCGGCTATCGTGCCTGCCAGAACGGCGATGATGACGGCGAGCCAGATGAGCGTTCGCCACGCCTGTTTGACCGCGGAA carries:
- the secF gene encoding protein translocase subunit SecF is translated as MASFAQFGNDLYTGKRSFDFIKHRRIWYTIAIVLMVASVVIPLAKGGFNFGIEFRGGSQFVISDVGNTPQSTAEDAVSSVVPSAVARVSTLGASGVRVQTDQLTTEETGEVRTALASAYKVGENDITASFIGASWGSDVTGQAIRGLVVFLILAGIAMAIYFRTWKMSAAAMVALLHDLVLTAGVYAATGFEITPAAVIGFLTILGYSLYDTVVVFDKVRENTARIGKDSHLTFGEAVNLAVNQTLVRSINTAVVAALPVAAILFIGAFVLGADTLRDISLALLVGILVGTYSTIFVAAPLYAQMRETEPKIRKQNERTLAERARATSAGRPADAVVEGQPTA
- a CDS encoding bifunctional (p)ppGpp synthetase/guanosine-3',5'-bis(diphosphate) 3'-pyrophosphohydrolase, with the translated sequence MTDNTTTSNASLRRLVPRIFSRAQPSGAVDTLLRTVRLNHPKADLTVVERAYSVAEGAHDGQKRRSGEPYITHPVAVAQILADLGIGPKTVAAALLHDTVEDTEYSLDQLRAEFGEEVAMLVDGVTKLDKVKYGDSAQAETVRKMIVAMSRDIRVLIIKLADRLHNARTWGFVPAASAERKAKETLEIYAPLAHRLGIQTIKWELEDLSFAVLYPKLYVEIENLVRQRTPQREAYVQQVIDSVNDDLKSAKIRGKVVGRPKQYYSIYQKMILRGRDFDEIYDLVGIRVLVNSLRDCYAVLGSIHARWNPIPGRFKDYIATPKFNLYQSLHTTVIGPNGRAVEIQIRTHEMHRQAEYGVAAHWKYKERVNGGNKTQIDPGTDNDMAWLARISDWQAETADPGEFLDSLRFEIGAKEVYVFTPKGKVIGLPAGATPVDFAYAVHTEVGHRTMGAKVNGRLVPLESTLNSGDSVEVFTSKNPDSGPSQDWLAFVQSPRARNKIRQWFTKERRDEAIEQGKDAIARAMRKQNLPLQKLMSQDSFTEVASSMRYDSVSGLYAAIGEGHVSTQSVIEKVLAGLQTEAISEDSELDVVVHGRRRSKLSDSGVLVRGAPDILVKLAKCCTPVPGDKIVGFVTRGSGVSVHQAACHNVASLLNEPERMIEVEWAPSSKSLFLVHIQVEALDRSGLLSDVTRVLSEHHVNILSATVHTSSDRLAISRFVFEMGDTTHLDRVLNAVRRIDAVYDVYRVSDG
- the secD gene encoding protein translocase subunit SecD, which gives rise to MAPTISAVKQAWRTLIWLAVIIAVLAGTIAGGVLLSAPGAGWGLKLGLDLEGGTQIILAPKLESGQEVSAEQLTQAVSIIRQRVDASGVSEAEISTQGGKNIVVSIPGTPDKDTLNRIESSAKLEFRPVLVADAAPTAAVTPTATPAEGLSDTPTVAPTNASDLNYVTPALQNEFANFTCDSTQSQDAGQAPADKPLLACEENGSAKYILGPVEVTGEMISDASSGLATTQTGASTGQWVVNIVFNDEGTSKFADVTTRLNALTGSQNQFAIVLDGKVISAPTTNAVITDGRPQISGSFTQDTAKTLADNLKFGALPIGFTVQSNDSVSATLGSSQLLSGLIAGLIGLILVVIYSLFQYRALGLVTVASLVIAGVLTYLVIALMSWRIDFRLSLAGVAGLIVAIGFTADSFIVYFERIRDELRDGKGLASAVEAGWRRAKRTIYAAKAVNLLSAVVLYVLAVGNVRGFALTLGVTTVIDVLVVVLFTHPVLRLLASTRFFSSGHKASGLDPTALGAIYRGRAEFRKPVDASAEKKAGASREAARRQTIAERKAAQLTADRPSDTKNDGKDS